From Calonectris borealis chromosome 9, bCalBor7.hap1.2, whole genome shotgun sequence, one genomic window encodes:
- the CHRD gene encoding chordin, translated as MRAALLLLPLLLLLAQLLPGRAARPKLALPIRPDTDPLPPGGAAGCAFGGHFYALEETWHPDLGEPFGVMRCVICHCEPQRNRRGKPAGKVNCKNMKQDCPVPACPRATLLPGHCCHTCPKALPGPPEKSPTPPFDTFEYFQDKEDDLDKPYNDRSYLSSEGLTRDDARTEFVALLTSGPDPWHPTSSAVAKARFTLLRSYLLFSISYERLGRPSRVRFSDPEGNVLFEHPVQKSAAPEDGMLCGMWRTVSKANVQLLRGEQLRVSLVTRAQPSGEVHGHILKHRALFAETFGAILTSSDPTHLGAGGMAMLTLSDTENNLHFILMARGLLEPGAGESPWVPLWVRILHQGQTLREVRTNITMEDPDFAEVLSELSARELQWLVQGQLRIVAETEGRHARQLAGTITTRRSCDTIQSVLCGADALLPTKTGAVGSAKLALHENGTLEYQVQVVGTASEVVGITLETKPRRKSKRNVLFDMTPSYKDGLARGTWQSPSARDAHMLLQNELFLNVATKDWAEGELRGQVISLPYSGLLARYTEMPVALAGQLVSPPVGSGAGGHAWLSLDEHCHLHYEISVAGLGRPADGTVSAHLHGVAELGEMGARPHQHKRLLKGFYSTEAQGVVKDLDADLLQHLAQGTAFLQVSTKAHPHGEMRGRVHIPNRCHAGGTRLAPGEAELSEGTKTRDLEQLKKDPNSCFFEGQHRAHGTRWAPDYDKKCSICSCQKRTVICDPILCQPLNCTRQVHPEELCCPVCEEKKMGQEELKLERARDSSEGCYFDGDKTWRGSGTRWHPVVPPFGLIKCAICTCKGTTGEVHCEKVQCPRLTCANPVRASPSDCCKQCPAPEKSVPELADTMQADGPRACRFGRRWYLNNESWHPSVPPFGEMKCILCWCVSGETHCQRQECPPAACASPARRDNPCCAKCRAPDAPPDPREKVHDARAEAWSH; from the exons ATGCGCgccgccctgctgctgctgccgctgctgctgctgctcgcccagctcctgcccggccgcgccgcccgccccaaGCTCGCCCTGCCCATCCGGCCCGACACGGACCCGCTGCCCCCCGGGGGGGCGGCAG GCTGCGCCTTCGGGGGGCACTTCTATGCCCTGGAGGAGACGTGGCACCCGGACCTGGGGGAGCCCTTCGGGGTCATGCGCTGTGTTATCTGCCACTGCGAGCCG CAGAGGAACCGCCGGGGGAAGCCAGCGGGGAAAGTGAACTGCAAGAACATGAAGCAGGACTGTCCCGTGCCCGCCTGCCCCCGGGCCACACTGCTGCCCGGGCACTGCTGCCACACCTGCCCCAAAG CCTTGCCAGGCCCCCCAGAGAAGAGCCCCACGCCCCCCTTCGACACCTTCGAGTACTTCCAGGACAAAGAGGATGACCTGGACAAGCCCTACAACGACCGCTCCTACCTCAGCTCCGAGGGGCTGACCCGCGACGATGCCCGCACAG AGTTCGTGGCCTTGCTGACAAGCGGCCCGGATCCATGGCACCCCACGTCCAGTGCAGTGGCCAAGGCTCGCTTCACCCTGCTGCGCTCCTACctgctcttctccatcagctATGAGCG GCTGGGGCGGCCGAGCCGGGTGCGTTTCAGCGACCCCGAGGGCAACGTGCTGTTTGAACACCCTGTGCAGAAGAGCGCTGCCCCCGAGGATGGCATG CTCTGTGGGATGTGGAGGACGGTGTCCAAGGCCAACGTCCAGCTGCTGCGGGGGGAGCAGCTCCGTGTGTCCCTCGTCACCCGGGCGCAGCCCTCCGGAGAGGTCCACGGGCACATCCTCAAGCACCGGGCACTCTTCGCAG AGACGTTCGGTGCCATCCTGACCTCGTCAGACCCCACGcacctgggtgctgggggcatggcCATGCTGACGCTGAGCGACACCGAGAACAACCTGCACTTCATCCTCATGGCCCGGGGGCTGCTGGAGCCTGGCGCCGGGG AATCCCCCTGGGTCCCGCTGTGGGTCCGCATCCTGCACCAGGGCCAGACGCTGCGGGAGGTCCGCACCAACATCACCATGGAG gaCCCCGACTTCGCGGAGGTGCTGAGCGAGCTGTCTGCCCGCGAGCTGCAGTGGCTGGTGCAGGGGCAGCTCCGCATCGTGGCCGAGACGGAGGGCCGGCACGCGCGCCAGCTGGCTGGCACCATCACCACCCGCCGCAGCTGTGACA CCATCCAAAGCGTGCTGTGCGGAGCGGACGCCTTGCTGCCAACCAAGACGGGGGCTGTGGGCTCGGCCAAGCTGGCGCTTCATGAGAATGGCACCTTGGAGTACCAG GTGCAGGTGGTGGGCACTGCCAGTGAGGTGGTGGGCATCACGCTGGAGACCAAACCCCGGCGAAAGAGCAAGAGGAACGTCCTGTTCGACATGACGCCCAGCTACAAGGACGGGCTG GCCCGGGGCACCTGGCAGAGCCCCAGCGCCCGCGATGCCCACATGCTGCTGCAGAACGAGCTCTTCCTCAATGTGGCCACCAAGGACTGGGCAGAGGGCGAGCTGCGGGGCCAGGTCATCTCCCTGCCCTACAGCGGGCTGCTCGCCCGCTACACAG AGATGCCCGTGGCGCTGGCAGGGCAGCTGGTGTCCCCCCCTGTGGGCAGCGGCGCCGGGGGGCACGCCTGGCTCTCGCTGGACGAGCACTGCCACCTGCACTACGAGATTTCGGTGGCGGGGCTGGGCCGTCCGGCCGATGGCACCGTCAGTGCCCACCTCCATGGGGTGGCTGAGCTGGGCGAAATGGGCGCCCGTCCCCACCAGCACAAGCGCCTGCTAAAAGGTTTCTACAGCACCGAG GCTCAGGGGGTAGTGAAGGACCTGGACGCCGACCTGCTGCAGCAcctggcccagggcactgctTTCCTGCAAGTCAGCACCAAAGCCCACCCCCACGGGGAGATGCGGGGACGG GTGCACATCCCCAACCGGTGCCATGCAGGAGGGACCCGCCTGGCCCCAGGGGAGGCCGAGCTCTCCGAGGGCACCAAGACCAGGGACCTGGAGCAGCTGAAGAAGGACCCCAACTCCTGCTTCTTTGAGGGGCAGCACCGGGCCCACGGCACCCGCTGGGCACCCGACTACGACAAGAAGTGCTCCATCTGCAGCTGCCAG AAGCGCACGGTGATCTGTGACCCCATCCTGTGCCAGCCCCTCAACTGTACCCGCCAGGTGCACCCTGAGGAGCTGTGCTGCCCCGTCTGTGAAG AGAAGAAGATGGGGCAGGAAGAGCTGAAGCTGGAGCGGGCACGGGACAGCAGCGAGG gctGCTACTTTGACGGGGACAAGACGTGGCGAGGCTCTGGCACCCGCTGGCACCCCGTTGTGCCCCCCTTTGGCCTCATCAAATGTGCCATTTGCACCTGCAAG GGCACCACGGGCGAAGTGCACTGTGAGAAGGTGCAGTGCCCGCGGCTCACCTGTGCCAACCCCGTGCGCGCCAGCCCCTCCGACTGCTGCAAGCAGTGCCCAG CCCCGGAGAAGAGCGTCCCCGAGCTGGCTGACACCATGCAGGCAGACGGGCCGCGGGCGTGCCGCTTTGGGCGCCGCTGGTACCTCAACAACGAGAGCTGGCACCCCTCCGTGCCCCCCTTCGGAGAAATGAAGTGTATCCTGTGCTGGTGTGTG TCAGGGGAGACGCACTGCCAGCGCCAGGAGTGCCCGCCGGCCGCCTGCGCCAGCCCCGCCAGGCGGGACAACCCCTGCTGTGCCAAGTGCCGCG ccccggATGCCCCCCCGGATCCACGGGAGAAGGTCCACGATGCCAGGGCGGAGGCGTGGAGCCACTGA
- the THPO gene encoding thrombopoietin produces MQGRSPQLSMELNRLLLLTSFLLHVEEGRASPTRLVCDNRLIQKYIGEAKDMEKKAGQCQALPALSCPTVLPLVDFSLQQWKSKSVRGAGRMVLALGHPRGWRRSPRVGTGTRMLNKMPVGIPGGTGGWKTPSRPRVDRGINQARGGGGQPTHCLLPQNETKRREILCDLALLVGAVAAAQGQVTQECGARQLSQLYQHTNSFLLLLQTFSWEVRPPPREPGHPGAGASCAGLGMTALSPPCPTLAPQAGPWEPGCSPRSMEQTHITSIFLTYRQLVQGKLRFFFHDLAKDLCKQGQGNGRVPQSGAR; encoded by the exons ATGCAGGGCCGAAGCCCCCAGCTGAGCATGGAGCTGAACA GACTGCTCCTCCTCACATCCTTCCTCCTGCACGTGGAAGAGGGCCGTGCCAGCCCAACGCGGCTGGTCTGCGACAACAGACTCATCCAGAAGTACATCGGGGAGGCCAAGGACATGGAGAAGAAAGCG GGCCAGTGCCAGGCACTGCCCGCACTCAGCTGCCCCACGGTGCTGCCGTTGGTGGACTTCAGCCTCCAGCAGTGGAAATCCAAATCGgtgagaggggctgggaggatggtgctggcactggggcaCCCACGGGGCTGGAGAAGGAGCCCCCGGGTTGGCACAGGCACCAGAATGCTGAACAAGATGCCTGTGGGCATACCTGGCGGCACAGGGGGGTGGAAGACCCCATCCAGACCTAGGGTGGACAGAGGAATAAATCaggcccgtggggggggggggcagcccacTCACTGCCTGCTCCCCCAGAATGAAACCAAGCGGCGGGAGATCCTGTGCGACCTGGCACTGCTGGTGGGTGCCGTGGCAGCGGCCCAGGGCCAGGTGACGCAGGAGTGCGGGGCCAGGCAGCTGAGCCAGCTTTACCAACACACCaactccttcctcctgctcctgcagacCTTCAGCTGGGAGGTGAGACCTCCCCCACGCGAGCCAGGCCACCCTGGCGCAGGTGccagctgtgctgggctgggTATGACGGCTTTGTCACCCCCGTGTCCCACTCTCGCCCCTCAGGCAGGACCCTGGGAGCCAGGCTGCTCCCCACGCTCCATGGAGCAGACCCACATCACCAGCATCTTCCTCACCTACCGGCAGCTGGTGCAGGGCAAGCTGCGCTTCTTCTTCCATGACCTGGCCAAGGACTTGTGCAAGCAAGGCCAGGGGAACGGCAGAGTCCCTCAGAGCGGGGCCCGGTGA
- the POLR2H gene encoding DNA-directed RNA polymerases I, II, and III subunit RPABC3 isoform X1 produces MAGILFEDIFDVKDIDPEGKKFDRVSRLHCESESFKMDLILDVNIQIYPVDLGDKFRLVIASTLYEDGTLDDGEYNPTDDRPSRADQFEYVMYGKVYRIEGDETSTEAATRLSAYVSYGGLLMRLQGDANNLHGFEVDSRVYLLMKKLAF; encoded by the exons atGGCCGGGATCCTCTTCGAGGACATCTTCGATGTGAAGGACATCGACCCCGAGGGCAAGAAGTTCGACCGCG tGTCCCGCCTGCACTGTGAGAGTGAGTCCTTCAAGATGGACCTCATCCTGGATGTGAACATCCAGATCTACCCTGTGGACCTCG ggGACAAATTCCGCCTGGTTATTGCCAGCACCTTGTACGAAGATGGCACCCTGGATGACGGCGAGTATAACCCCACGGACGACAGGCCGTCCAG GGCAGACCAGTTTGAGTACGTGATGTACGGCAAGGTGTACAGGATCGAAGGGGATGAGACCTCCACGGAGGCAGCCACGCGCCT ctCTGCCTACGTGTCCTACGGAGGGCTGCTCATGCGGCTGCAGGGAGACGCAAACAACCTGCATGGGTTTGAAGTGGACTCTCGAGTTTACCTGCTGATGAAGAAGCTGGCCTTCTAG
- the POLR2H gene encoding DNA-directed RNA polymerases I, II, and III subunit RPABC3 isoform X2, producing the protein MAGILFEDIFDVKDIDPEGKKFDRVSRLHCESESFKMDLILDVNIQIYPVDLALPTCPTEGCSCGCRETQTTCMGLKWTLEFTC; encoded by the exons atGGCCGGGATCCTCTTCGAGGACATCTTCGATGTGAAGGACATCGACCCCGAGGGCAAGAAGTTCGACCGCG tGTCCCGCCTGCACTGTGAGAGTGAGTCCTTCAAGATGGACCTCATCCTGGATGTGAACATCCAGATCTACCCTGTGGACCTCG ctCTGCCTACGTGTCCTACGGAGGGCTGCTCATGCGGCTGCAGGGAGACGCAAACAACCTGCATGGGTTTGAAGTGGACTCTCGAGTTTACCTGCTGA